TTAAAACCAGGTTGATGATCATTTTTCGCACAGTGAGCCCTCCGATTCTCTTCAATCATTTCGTTTTCTCAAAAAATAACCCGCAAAGATCCTTTGAAGAAAGTCTCTTTACGGGTATTCTCGCGATACTATGCTAGAATCTTCCTGATTTGAATATCGAATAGAGCAGGAAAGCCACCATCAATATCGCCACCAGGAAACCAATCTCAATGACCGGAATATCCCACAGCATCGTGGACTGATGACTAATTGACGAACCGATAATCAAACCCACCATGATGATACAAAAGGCAAGTAACACAATACTGAAGGACAGCCGATTACTAATCTGGTCCATTCTGCGCATGAGTGCATCCAGTTCAGGGACACTGATCTCCAACCTCAGCTTGCCTTTGCTAATAATGGATGATAACTGCCTTAACTGCCCTGGCAGACCGATGACACTTTCGGCCATATCAGCCGCACTGCGGAACAACCGATTCTTGATTCTTCCTGCGCTAAAACGTTCCTTGATCAGCTTCCGCCCAAAGGGCTCGGCCATATCTACAATGCTCAGGGAAGGATCGAGATGTTCGATCACACCTTCCATCGTCAGCAACGATTTACCAAGTAACAGAATATCGGCGGGCATGACCACCCGGTGCCTCTGGGCTACGCCGAACAAGTCGTTTAACGCCTGACCCACACTAATCTTGGAAAAGGGAATATCGTAATATTTGGTACGCAACTTGTCCAAATCCACATGAAGCCCACGCAGATCCATGTCATCCGGCATCATGCCGAGCTTCTCTATGGCCCGGATCATACTGTCCGTATCTTTGCGCATTAACCCAATAATAAGCGTAGCAAGCTGCTGTTTCATCTCATCGCTCAGACTGCCCACCATGCCGAAGTCTATAAAGGCAAGACGTCCATCCTTCAATACCATCAGGTTGCCCGGATGTGGGTCAGCGTGAAAGAAACCCTGAATAAAGATCTGATTCAATAATGAGTCCACCAGCCGCTCAGCAATATTGTTCAGATCATGGCCGCGTCTGACCAGTTCTTCACGATCATTGAGTTTGATACCTTCGATATACTCCATAGTCAGCACACGTGACGACGTCTGATCCCAGTAGATTGCCGGAATTTTCACCTTGTTGTCCTGTTGGTATTGCTGTGCAATCTTTTCCGTATTCCGTCCTTCGACCGTATAATCCAGCTCGGCCATCAATGCCTGAGCGTATTCCTCTACCATTTGCGGGATCTGATATTGCTTCACCCAATCCCAGCGCTTCTCGGCCATGGCTGTCAGCTCACGCAAAATATCCAGGTCACGCTGCACAATACGCGATATACCTGGCCGCTGAATCTTGATGGCTACCGATTCACCGCTTCGAAGTTTGCCCAGATGCACCTGTCCAATGCTGGCCGCAGCTACAGGGGTATCCTCGAACCGGGAAAAGATCTCCTCCAGCGGTGTATCCAATTCCTGTTCCAAAATACCCCGTGCCGTCTCGGAAGAGAACGGCGGGACCTGATCCTGCAACTTCACCAGCTCGCGAATGACAGACTCAGGCAATAGATCTGCCCTTGTGCTTGCGAGTTGCCCCAGCTTGACGAAAGCTGGCCCCAGCTCCTGCAGCACAAGCCTGATGCGTTCACTCAGCGTTTTGGTGGTATGTGCTTCACGAGACATCCACCGTCTGGGCAGAGCCAGCAACTGGAACAACCCCAGCTCCTCGACCATATAACCGAAGCCATGACGCACAAGCGCCATGGCAATTTCACGGTATCTGCCGACATGTTTGATTCGCACTGCCATCTACTCGATCTCGTTTCCTTTGAGAGGAGGAGGAACTTCAAGTGGAGCCGGGGATTCATCAGGTTGAAGCTGTGGTGAGTGGCCCAGTTCGGCAAGTTTTTTCTCCAGAACGGCAACGCGCTGTTCCAGACTGGTTACATCGCTTTCGGATGCCACACCCGCTTCCTGAAGCACGCGCTTGACTTGTTCCTGAATCACTCTCTTGAACTGGCCTTGCTCTTCATCGCCCCGTTCCATCAGGCGTTCAACCAAAGCTTTGGATTCACCGGGCGCAAGTTCCCCGCGCTTGACCAAATCATCCACGGTTTTCTCAATTTTTTCTTTGCTTACGACAGTAAGTCCAAGCCCTAACGAGATCGCCTTTTTGAACAAATCGCTCATTTTTGTCATCCTCCTCTTCGTTGATCTTTATATTATACCCCTTATACTCCGCATGCAAAAATGTCAGTCCGATCAGACGTAACGTGCAGCCCATTTACCTGCTTGCAGAAGTAACTTGCGGTACGTTTCGTGTGCAAAAGACGGTACATGGTGCCCCGGCATAAGATAAACAATACGTCCAACCCCATATCGATGAGCCCAAACCGCAGGCTTCGGTCCATCTTCGGATTGATATTCCAGCAATATCTTCGTTTCGGCAAAAGAACCAAACTCGAACTGATACGGCTCTTCTTCCATTGTGAAATTCGTAATGCCCTCCGTCACGGGATGGCTTTCTCCCGTTACAGTGAATTCAAGTGGTGCATAAGCCGGATGATGCAGGAACTTGGCACCGATCATCTGTTTGAGTTCATAACGATTTTGGAGCGAAATGCCATTATGTATAATGACCAGTCCACCCCCATTACTCACATAGGACAACAAACCTGCTGTCTGCTGTGGAGAGACTTTACCCTTCCAATCGTCCATGTATGAGATACACACATCAAATCCGGTTATATTTTCTTGCAGCAACATATTTCGATTCTCACTGCATTGTACAGTCATCGTATCATGGAAAATCCGGCTGATCTCCGCATCCACACCCTGAAGCGGGTGCCAGTCCGGATGTGTATAATCGCCTAGTAGCAATGCTTTTTTACGTTGATCCATTCAATCAATCTCCTTTCTTGTTCACCTCACTGTATAAAACCAACTACCAGGGGAGCTTCTCTCCCTTGTAGTCCACATATGCGGGCTGATCTCCTTTAAATTGTTCATGGCGGTCGATAAGTACTGCGATATGCTGTGCAGATTGCTCGGGCGTGAGATCGGCAGAAGCATCCAATTCGCCCCGCATATAACTCTGTACCCAACCGGGATGCACAAGCATCACTTGTCCGCCTTCATCCTTCAGACCATTGTGCACAAGACGGGCCTGCATGTTCAAAGCAGCTTTGGACATACAATAGGCATACCACCCATCCCGACTGCATTGCTCTATACTTCCAGCCTCAGAAGAGATATCAACAATCAGCTTGACCTGTCCTTGAAGAAGGAGGGGGAACAGGGAATGAGTCACACGCAGTGTACCTAAGGCATTCACATTAAATACTTCAGCCATCTCCGCCATATTTAACGGCCCGCGGATATGATCCGTAATACTCCCTAGTATAGCCGCATTATTGATCAGCATATCCAAATGATTCGTATCCAGCTTCAATGTCTCCGTGAACAGAGCCACCGACAGGTCGTCCGCTATATCCAATTCGATGGCACGCAGATGGTCAGGATATCCTTCTGCAAGCATGCGAATTCCCTCGGAATCTTCCACGTCCAGACCGGCCGCATACACGAGATACCCTCTCTTCAGCATCTGTGCCGTCAAAGCGAGTCCCAATCCCCGAGCAGCTCCCGTTACACATACGGTTCTCATCATGATGTCCCTCCCTCGCAAAATGATTCTGTCTTTTATTCATTCCACATATTCATCTGAAAACCTTTAATTCAGAATGGGATCGCCAACTTCACGACCAAAGACTCATGAGGTAAAAGAAAGATTAGAGCCATTCTGCTTATTGAATTGAGCGGTTTATTGCTCTGTTATTATTCCTGACCCATATCGCTCCTGCCGAAAGGCCGCGCAATGTTCCACCCATCTTCGAGCTGCTGCCGGGTAAGAGCCCAGATGAACGTGCGTATACCCGGCCACGATGTTGCCTGAGGCATATCCCTCTTGCTTCAGGCCACGTAACCCCTTGGTCTCATACGCATAAGGGATCGTTTCTTCATCACGATAGGTCATCGTGGAATAATGAAATTCATGACCTCGAAGTACTTCACCCTTTTTCAGCAAAAAGGAATCCTGAATGCTACTGGCTTCACGGTATCCGAGCGCAGCCCGCTTCTTCTGCATCTGCACCTGTGCAGGAATAATCCCCGCCATGTGGAAGGTGACACCCTCACGGTCGGTTAACGTTTCCCCGAGCACCATGTAACCGCCACACTCGGCAAATAAGGGCATGTTACATTGTGCAGCCTGTCGAAGTCCTTCCAAGAACCCTTGGTTACCGGCAATCTCCGCTGCAAATTCCTCAGGAAATCCACCACCCAAATAGATGCCATCGACATCCGTTGGAATATCTTCACCAGCGAGTGGACTGAAGTATTGTAATCGAGCCCCGGCTGCTTCGAGCAATTCCAGATTATCGGGATAATAGAAATTAAATGCCGCATCGCGCGCAACGGCAATAACAGGCTGTACCGCATATGATACATGTCGATTATTAACATAGGTCACTGAATCGGAATGTGAATCGTAATTTGAGCCTGATTCAGCATGATCTGAGTTCGTGTGGACAGTGGTTGAAGAGCTCATTTCTTCTGCATTTAGCGGCGGGGCACTTGCTGCCAGATCCAGCAGAAGATCCAGATCAGTGCCTTCCATCAGCACATCGGCAGCACGTTGGAATAACGGTTCCAACTCACCGCGCTCAATAGCAGGCACCAGTCCCAGATGTCTCTCCGGGATGGACATGTCTTCGTCCCGCTTCAGCCAGCCAACCACCGGAATGCCGCATATCTGCTCAATGGCTTTTTTCACAATGGTATAATGCCCCGCACTTCCACACCGGTTGACGATCACTCCGGCAATATTTAATTCAGGCTCCAACTGTTGAAAACCCAGTACAATCGCGGCCGCACTGCGAGCCATGCTGCGTACGTCCACAACCAGGATCACAGGGGTCTGCGTGACCAGAGCAATCTCTGCAGTTGAGCCTGTATTGCTGAGCGGATCTTTGCCATCGTAGAGGCCCATAACGCCCTCTATAATGGAGATATCATGTCCTGCTGATGCCTTCTCGAACGTATCTCTCACATACTCAGGCGATGTCATCCATGCATCCAGATTACGTGACGGTCTGCCCGTAACGGCGGTATGGTATGTCGGATCAATATAGTCCGGGCCACATTTGAACCCTTGTACGCTCAAACCACGCTGGGCAAGTGCTCTCATCAGCCCCAAAGTTACTGTCGTTTTCCCTGCACCACTTCCGGTGCCTGCGATGATCAGTCGGGGTCTGGCGTTACGATTTGCAATGCTCATTGTCATCTCCACCTTTACGTCTTTTCTTCTATATAACAAAAGCTTCTGATCGAAGAACTATCAAGGATGAACCATTCGTGTGTTAGTTGTTGCTTTTCTTGCGATTATCGAATCCTTTAGCTCCGCTGAAAACGTATAAATTCTATAATCTAAACAAAACCGCATCATATAGCGATGCGGTCAAGATTAATACACATTCTTTATTCATGAAATGAATGTTTACAAAATAACGGAGAGGACAGAAAAGACCTGAAGAAGCGGAGCTTTCTGAAAGAAAGCTACTTCGTAAGCATCATCTCGCCTAAAAGCTTTCTGAAAGAAAGCTACATCGGAAGCATACGCTTATCACCGGATTTTACCCTTTGAAAAGGGAATCAAAAAAATCCGGGGATAACAGCGATTGGAAGGGTATTCTGTCATCGCAGTGCTATTGTGTAAAGTAGCTTCACTTCATGCATACTCTACTCAAATAAAACACGTGCTACAGAGATCGTCAGATTGCCGCTCTTTTTCTTCTCCAGCAGCCAATGATCCGCTCCGGAGGAGAGCAACGCCGCAGGTTCACTTACGCCATATGCTCCCGTATATTGGAACACTGTCTCAGAAGGATTCGCAAGCTTCACTGTATTCAGTTCCGCAGGGGTGTAGGTCACGAGTTCCCAGCCGTATTTGGCGCAGAGGGCCAACAGGCCTTCTTCATCTTTTTTCAGATCAATTGTGGCAATGTTGCGCACGCTCTTCACGGAAAGAGATAACTCCTCCAGAGTGGTGAGGACTTCCTGCTCCAATTCCTCTACAGATGTGCCGCGATTACAGCCCATGCCGAGCACGAGGCTTTTCGGACGATACAATACACCATTGGTGAGAAAACGTTCCTCTTCTTCTGCCGAAAGCAGGCGGTCGCTGACGACCAGCGCAGCATTGAACGGGAAGGATTCCGTTTCCTCCAGGCTGTTGAAGACACGGATATGATCCGGCACGGGTTTGTTATATCTCCACCAGTTTCTCTCCCCCGTCTCCTGAATGAGGGCGACAGGTTCTTCGTTTACAACAGCCGCACTGACAGGTGTCGCCTTGTCGAAGCTGTCTACGATCCAGCCCAACTCCCGGCCAAACATGTCCACCGGAATGGTGCCTTGCACGTCTGAAGCTGTCGTGATGACAGCACGTGCGCCCAGTACTTCCGCGACCTGACGTGTTAACTCATTTGCACCGCCGAGATGACCCGACAGCACGCTGATGACATTTTCGCCGCGGTCATCAATGACCAGTACGGCAGGATCGACTTTTTTGTCCACCAGGATCGGAGCGATCA
The window above is part of the Paenibacillus sp. 1781tsa1 genome. Proteins encoded here:
- a CDS encoding AarF/ABC1/UbiB kinase family protein, which encodes MAVRIKHVGRYREIAMALVRHGFGYMVEELGLFQLLALPRRWMSREAHTTKTLSERIRLVLQELGPAFVKLGQLASTRADLLPESVIRELVKLQDQVPPFSSETARGILEQELDTPLEEIFSRFEDTPVAAASIGQVHLGKLRSGESVAIKIQRPGISRIVQRDLDILRELTAMAEKRWDWVKQYQIPQMVEEYAQALMAELDYTVEGRNTEKIAQQYQQDNKVKIPAIYWDQTSSRVLTMEYIEGIKLNDREELVRRGHDLNNIAERLVDSLLNQIFIQGFFHADPHPGNLMVLKDGRLAFIDFGMVGSLSDEMKQQLATLIIGLMRKDTDSMIRAIEKLGMMPDDMDLRGLHVDLDKLRTKYYDIPFSKISVGQALNDLFGVAQRHRVVMPADILLLGKSLLTMEGVIEHLDPSLSIVDMAEPFGRKLIKERFSAGRIKNRLFRSAADMAESVIGLPGQLRQLSSIISKGKLRLEISVPELDALMRRMDQISNRLSFSIVLLAFCIIMVGLIIGSSISHQSTMLWDIPVIEIGFLVAILMVAFLLYSIFKSGRF
- a CDS encoding ThuA domain-containing protein, with product MDQRKKALLLGDYTHPDWHPLQGVDAEISRIFHDTMTVQCSENRNMLLQENITGFDVCISYMDDWKGKVSPQQTAGLLSYVSNGGGLVIIHNGISLQNRYELKQMIGAKFLHHPAYAPLEFTVTGESHPVTEGITNFTMEEEPYQFEFGSFAETKILLEYQSEDGPKPAVWAHRYGVGRIVYLMPGHHVPSFAHETYRKLLLQAGKWAARYV
- a CDS encoding cobyrinate a,c-diamide synthase, with the protein product MSIANRNARPRLIIAGTGSGAGKTTVTLGLMRALAQRGLSVQGFKCGPDYIDPTYHTAVTGRPSRNLDAWMTSPEYVRDTFEKASAGHDISIIEGVMGLYDGKDPLSNTGSTAEIALVTQTPVILVVDVRSMARSAAAIVLGFQQLEPELNIAGVIVNRCGSAGHYTIVKKAIEQICGIPVVGWLKRDEDMSIPERHLGLVPAIERGELEPLFQRAADVLMEGTDLDLLLDLAASAPPLNAEEMSSSTTVHTNSDHAESGSNYDSHSDSVTYVNNRHVSYAVQPVIAVARDAAFNFYYPDNLELLEAAGARLQYFSPLAGEDIPTDVDGIYLGGGFPEEFAAEIAGNQGFLEGLRQAAQCNMPLFAECGGYMVLGETLTDREGVTFHMAGIIPAQVQMQKKRAALGYREASSIQDSFLLKKGEVLRGHEFHYSTMTYRDEETIPYAYETKGLRGLKQEGYASGNIVAGYTHVHLGSYPAAARRWVEHCAAFRQERYGSGIITEQ
- a CDS encoding SDR family oxidoreductase, which translates into the protein MMRTVCVTGAARGLGLALTAQMLKRGYLVYAAGLDVEDSEGIRMLAEGYPDHLRAIELDIADDLSVALFTETLKLDTNHLDMLINNAAILGSITDHIRGPLNMAEMAEVFNVNALGTLRVTHSLFPLLLQGQVKLIVDISSEAGSIEQCSRDGWYAYCMSKAALNMQARLVHNGLKDEGGQVMLVHPGWVQSYMRGELDASADLTPEQSAQHIAVLIDRHEQFKGDQPAYVDYKGEKLPW
- a CDS encoding cobalamin biosynthesis protein, with the protein product MSNPFAAVAITKHGVEMVRNLAGQFQGTDVYYMSKFARGDEEQLGYELFEGSVKLILPDLFKRYNGIILFISLGAVVRMIAPILVDKKVDPAVLVIDDRGENVISVLSGHLGGANELTRQVAEVLGARAVITTASDVQGTIPVDMFGRELGWIVDSFDKATPVSAAVVNEEPVALIQETGERNWWRYNKPVPDHIRVFNSLEETESFPFNAALVVSDRLLSAEEEERFLTNGVLYRPKSLVLGMGCNRGTSVEELEQEVLTTLEELSLSVKSVRNIATIDLKKDEEGLLALCAKYGWELVTYTPAELNTVKLANPSETVFQYTGAYGVSEPAALLSSGADHWLLEKKKSGNLTISVARVLFE
- a CDS encoding phasin family protein, with protein sequence MSDLFKKAISLGLGLTVVSKEKIEKTVDDLVKRGELAPGESKALVERLMERGDEEQGQFKRVIQEQVKRVLQEAGVASESDVTSLEQRVAVLEKKLAELGHSPQLQPDESPAPLEVPPPLKGNEIE